The Gammaproteobacteria bacterium DNA window ATCGGCGCGGTCGTGGACATCCAGTTTCCGCGCGAGCACATGCCCAACATCTATGACGCGCTGACGCTGGACAAAAGCGACGAGGCGTCCTTCGCCGAGTTGGGACTCACCTTCGAGGTGCAGCAGCAACTCGGCGACGGCGTGGTGCGCACCATCGCCATGGGCTCCTCCGACGGTCTGCGCCGCGGCATGAAGGTCACCAACAGCGGCGCGCCGATCTCCGTGCCGGTCGGCCACGGCACGCTGGGCCGCATCATGGACGTGCTCGGTCGCCCGATCGACGAGCGCGGTCCGGTCAAGACCGACGAACGGCGCTCGATCCACCAGGCGGCGCCCGAGTTCAAGGAATTGTCGCCGTCCGTCGAGTTGCTGGAGACCGGCATCAAGGTCATCGATCTCATCTGCCCGTTCGCCAAGGGCGGCAAGATCGGCCTGTTCGGCGGCGCCGGCGTCGGCAAGACCGTGAACATGCTGGAGCTCATCAACAACATCGCCAAGGAGCATTCGGGCCTGTCGGTGTTCGCCGGCGTCGGCGAACGCACCCGCGAGGGCAACGACTTCTACCACGAAATGTCGGAGGCCGGCGTCATCAAGCTGGACGATCTGAAGGAGTCCAAGGTGGCGATGGTGTTCGGCCAGATGAACGAGCCGCCCGGCAACCGTCTGCGCGTTGCGCTGTCGGGGTTGACCATGGCCGAGGCCTTCCGCGACGAAGGTCGCGACATCCTGTTCTTCGTTGACAATATCTACCGTTACACGCTGGCCGGTGTCGAGGTCTCGGCGCTGCTCGGCCGCATGCCCTCCGCGGTGGGCTATCAACCGACATTGGCCGAGGAGATGGGCAGACTGCAGGAGCGCATCGTCTCCACGAAGACCGGCTCGATCACCTCGGTGCAGGCGATCTACGTGCCCGCCGACGACTTGACCGATCCAAGCCCCGCGACCACCTTTGCTCACCTGGATGCGACCGTGGTGCTGTCGCGCGACATCGCCTCACTCGGCATTTATCCGGCGGTGGATCCGCTCGATTCCACCTCGCGCCAGGTCGATCCGAACACGATCGGCGAGGAACACTACAACACCACGCGCGCGGTGCAGGCGGTGCTGCAACGCTATAAGGAATTGCGCGACATCATCGCCATTCTGGGCATGGACGAACTGTCGCCCGAGGACAAGCAGGCCGTGGCCCGCGCCCGCAAGATCCAGCGTTTCCTCTCGCAGCCGTTCACGGTGGCACAGAACTTCACCGGCACGCCGGGCAAGTACGTGTCGCTCAAGGACACCATCAAGGGTTTCAAGATGATCGTCAACGGCGAACTGGATCAACTGCCCGAACAGGCCTTCTACATGGTCGGCGGTATTGAAGAGGCGATTGAGAAGGCGAAGAAGCTTCAATAACCGGAGCCGAACGAAGAAGGCACATCCAAATGGCAGGCATACACGTCGACGTGGTGAGCGCGGAGGAGTCCATCTTCTCCGGTCCGGCGAAATTCGTCGTGCTGCCGGGCGAGGCGGGCGAACTGGGTATCCTCCCCCAGCATGCGCCGCTCATCACCCGCATCCGTCCCGGCACGGTGGAGATCGAGAAGGAGGATGGCGACAAGGAACTGGTGTTCGTCAAGGGCGGCATCCTGGAAGTGCAGCCGCACTACATCACCGTGCTTGCCGATACCGCCATCCGCGGCCGTGATCTGGATGAGGCCAAGGCCCAGGAGGCCAAGAAGGCGGCCGAGGAATCGCTGCGCACCGCCAAGGACAGGCAGGAAATTGCCACCGTGCAGGCCGAGCTATCAATTCTGGCCGCGCAATTGCAGGCCATACAGAAATTCCGCAAGTACAAAAGAAGTTGAGCCCTGTGTGCCGGCGGATTTTCCGCCTTCACGCTTGCGCGTACAATAGGGTTGATGTTTAACCACCGCTTTTTCCACCGGGTCGGGTCCATTCTCAGCAGCGGTTTCTTATGGGCTTGAGCGTCGTCATCCTTGCGGCGGGCCAGGGCAAACGCATGCACTCGCGCCTGCCGAAGGCGCTGCACGCCCTGGCCGGCCGGCCGCTGCTCGAGCACGTTTATCACAGCGCCGCGCAACTGCCGCGTGCCCGCATATTCATCGTCCACGGACACGGCGGTGAGCGGGTGCGGGAGTCGCTGGCTGCGCTCAAGGCGCAATGGATTGAACAGCGGCAACAACTCGGCACCGGCCACGCCGTCCGCCAGGTCCTGCCGCAACTCAAGCCCGGCGATACCGTCCTGATCCTGTACGGCGACGTACCGTTGATCACGGCCCACACCTTGGCGCGGCTGGTGGACGCCGCGGGCGATCGCGGCGTCGGATTGCTGACCGCAACCTTGAACGACCCCTCCGGTTACGGCCGCATCCTGCGTGACAAAAAGGGCGGCGTCACAGCCATCATGGAGGAGCGGGACGCCGATGAGACGCAGCGCGCCATACGGGAGGTGAACACCGGCATGATGGCCCTGCCCCGCGCCGATCTGGAGCGCTGGGTCTCTCGGCTCGAGAATCGCAACAGCCAGCGCGAATACTATCTCACCGACATCATCGCCATGGCGGTGAAGGAGGGCGCGCCGGTGGCGACCATATCGCCCGATTCGGTTTACGAAGTCATGGGCGTCAATGATCGCGTGCAACTGGCGGAACTGGAACGCTACTATCAGATAGTGCAGGCGCAGCACCTGATGCAGCAGGGCGTGACCATCGCCGATCCGGCGCGCTTTGATCTGCGCGGCGAGCTGGAGGTGGGCCAGGACGTATTCATCGACATCAACGTGGTGCTGGAAGGCAGGGTCAGCCTGGGCAACAACGTCCGCATTGAGGCCAATAACGTCATCCGCGATGCCCGCATCGAGGATGACGCCGTCCTCCTGCCGAATTGCGTCATCGACGGCGCGATCATCGGCAGGGGCGCGCGCGTCGGTCCCTTTGCGCGGCTGCGTCCGGAGACCGCGCTCGCGGAGGACGCCCAGGTCGGCAATTTCGTGGAGGTGAAAAAATCCCGCATCGGGAAAAGATCAAAGGTGAATCACTTGAGTTACGTCGGCGACACCGAGATCGGGCACGATTGCAACGTCGGCGCCGGCACCATCACCTGTAATTACGACGGCGCAAACAAGCACAGGACGATCATCGGCAACGACGTTTTCATCGGTTCCGGCACGCAACTGGTCGCGCCGGTTAGGGTGGGCGACGGCGCGACGCTGGGCGCGGGCACGACGCTGACCCGCGACGCGCCGCCGCGGCAATTGACGATCAGCCGCGCCGGGCAGCGCAGCGTGCGGAGCTGGAAACGCCCCGCGAAGAACCGTGCCAAGAAAAAATAACGAATTAAAGACGGGGTATTTTCAATGCAGGCCGCGCTTCGGCCGCGTGCGTGATAATCTGGGGCGGGTCGTGCGCGCGCTGCGCGATGTGCGGGCCGATCTCATCGTGCTGCCGGAACTGCCGTTTACCGGCTATCATTTCCGTAATCGGAAGGAGGCGCTGGCGCTGGCCGAGGATCCGCGCGATTCCGACACGGTGGCGGCGCTGACAAGGCTTTGCAAACAGAAACGCATGCATATCGTCACCGGGTTCGCCGAACGACGGCGCGACAAGGTGTTCAACAGCGCGCTCTTGATCGGACCCCGGGGGCTGCGGCATGTCTACCGCAAGCTGCATCTGTTCAAGGATGAGAAATCTTGTTTCGATCCTGGCGACATCGATCTCTCCGTGCAATCCGTCGACGACTGCAAGATCGGCATGATGGTCTGCTTCGACTGGGCCTTCCCGGAGGTCGCGCGCACGCTGACGCTGCGTGGCGCGCAGGTGCTCTGCCATCCCGCCAATCTGGTGCTGGCCTACTGTCAGCAGACCATGCTGTCCCGCTGTCTTGAAAATGGCGTTTTCGCCGTCACCGCCAATCGGATCGGCGTGGATCGGCGGCCGCACGGCCTGCTCAAATTCACCGGCCGCAGCCAGATCGTGGCGCCCAACGGCGGGCTGCTGCATCGCGCACCGGCGGCGCGGGAGGAAGTTTATACGTCCACACTGGACATGCATTTGGCGGAGAACAAATGGCTGACACCGCGCAATCACCTGCTGCGCGACCGGCGTCCGGAATTCTACCGCGCATGAGCTCCATGGAATTCCGATGAACTTTACCACGCCGGATTTGTACGACGCCCACGAGAAGGAAGTGCGCGTGGCGGAACCGCTGTTTCGCGATTACGGCGGCGCGGCATGTTTCCACGGACCCGCCGCCACGGTGAAGGTGTTCGAGGACAATTCACTGGTGCGCGCCGCGCTGGAAGAGCCTGGAAAAGGCCGCGTGCTGGTGGTGGATGGCGGCGGTTCGCTGCGCTGCGCCCTGGTCGGCGATCAGCTGGCGTTGCTGGCGAAAAAAAACGGCTGGGCGGGGATCATCGTGCACGGCTGCATCCGCGACTCTGCGGAGATCGGTCGGATCAACATCGGCGTCAAGGCCCTCAATACGAACCCCAGAAAGAGCGTGAAAAAAGGCGCCGGGGAGCGCAATGTTCCGGTGACCTTTGCCGGCGTCACCTTTGCCCCCGGCGCGCACGTTTACGCCGATGAGGACGGCGTGCTGCTCTCGGAGCGAATACTTTTATAAGCCGCGAGGCGCGTCATGTCTTCCACATTCAAGGTTGCCTGTGTGCAAAACTGCGCCGATGATGATCTCGGAAAGAACATCGAGCAGGTCACGGTGCTGACGCGCGCGGCCGCGGGTGCAGGCGCCGCACTCGTCTGTCTGCCGGAACACTTTTCTTATCTAGCTCCCAGTGATGGGCAGTTGCTGGAAAACGCATTAGCCGAGGAGGATCATCCGGCACTGAAACATTTTCGCGGTCTGGCCGGTGAGCTCAAGGTCTGGTTGCTGCTGGGATCACTCGCCATCAAACTCCCGAGCGGGCACATGAACAACCGCTCCTACCTGCTGGATGACCGGGGCGGGATTGTGGCGCGCTACGACAAACTGCATCTCTTCGATGTGAGTCTCAAGACGGGGGAGAGTTACCGCGAGTCCGCGACCGTGGAGGCCGGCGATAAAGCGGTCGTGGCGGCCACGCCGTGGGGTAAAATCGGCATGAGCGTCTGCTACGATGTGCGCTTCGCGTATCTATACCGCCGCCTGGCGCAGGCCGGGGCCATGTTCCTGTCCATTCCCGCCGCCTTCACACTCACCACCGGCCAGGCGCACTGGCATGCGCTTGTCCGGGCGCGGGCCATCGAGACGGGAAGCTATGTCTTCGCGCCGGCGCAGTGCGGCGTGCGTCGCTGGGGCCGCGCCACCTTTGGCCATTCGCTGATCGTGGACCCTTGGGGCGAGGTGCTGGCCGATGCCGGCGATGGGCCGTGTTTCATCAGCGCGGGCGTGGACGGTGCCCGCGTCGATGAGGTTCGTCGCATGATCCCCGCCTTGACCCATGATCGCCCCGTGCCACCGATCAACAGCTGAGACGGGGTTCGCGGAGTTCAGTACGCATTCATGCGGTCATGCTAGGATGAATGCCATGCGCAGAGCGTTTGTTTTTTTCATCCTCTTGGCGGTGTCCTGTCTGATGACTGGAACATCGGCGGTGCCGTTGTTGCTGGCCCAGGGGGCGGTGAGTCCGGATGAAGCCGCCGCCATTGCCGGCAAGCAGACCGGCGGCCGGGTGCTGGGCGTGGAATGGGGTGAAGGCGCGGGCGGGCCGGTCTACCAGGTGAAGGTGTTGAAAAAGGACGGCAGTGTCACGAAGGTACCGGTGCCGGCCAGGGGCAAAAAATAAATGCGCGTGCTGTTGATTGAAGACGAGGCGCCGTTGCGCGAACAGATCACCGCCCATCTGCGTGCCCAAGGCTATGCCGTGGACGCGGCCCCCAACGGCAACGACGGCTGTTTCATGGGCACTGAATATCCCGTCGACGTGGCGATAGTCGACATCGGCCTGCCGGACATCACCGGTGTGGAGGTGATCCGGCGCTGGCGCAAGGCTGATCGTCGCTTCCCCGTCTTGATCCTGACCGCACGCAGCCGCTGGCAGGACAAGGTCGAGGGGCTTGAGATCGGTGCGGACGATTACCTGGTCAAGCCGTTTGAATTCGAGGAATTGACCGCGCGCTTGCGGGCGCTGGTGCGCCGCGCGGCGGGCTGGACCGAATCCGCGCTGACCTGCGGGCCGCTGGTGTTGAATACCGGCGCGCAACAACTGCGTGTGAACGGCGCGTCGGTCGAGCTCACGGCCTTCGAATACAAAATCATCGAATATCTGATGTTGCATGCCGGCGAAGTGGTGTCCAAAACCACGCTGGCCGAGCATGTGTACGAGGAGGACACTGATCGCGACTCCAACGTGCTTGAGGTCATCATTGGTCGCCTGCGCAAGAAGATCGATCCCGACAAATCCCTGAATCCCATAGAGACATTGCGCGGCCGCGGGTATCTGTTGCGTCTGCCGCGTAGTTAGAAATTCCCCACCGGGCGGACAAAATGCGTTCGCTTTATGCCCGTCTGCTTGCCGCCGCGACCATTGTCGTGGCCGGTTTCCTGAGTCTCACCGGCCTTGCCCTCGATCAGGCCTTTCGCGAAAGCGCGTTGACGGCCATGCGCGACCGCCTGCAGACGCAGGTATACATGCTGCTTTCCGCCGCCTCGTTCGACAAGCCGGACAAACGCGTGATGCCTGTGACCCTGCCCGACCCGCGCCTGTCCACGCCCGGTTCCGGTCTGTATGCCCAACTATCGCGGGATGACGGCACCCCGGTATGGCGTTCCAATTCGCTGCTGGGGAACGGCCTGCCGCCGACCACCGTCGGCAAGCCCGGCATGTTTTCGTTTTATGAGGCCAATGCCGCGGACGGCACACCGCTGTTCGAACTCGCCTTCAAGGTGCGCTGGGAGGCGGGCAAAGGCGCCCCGCACAACTACATTGTTCAGGTGGCGGAGACCGCCGCCAGCTATGAAGATCAATTGAGCAGCTTCCGCCGCAGTTTGCGTGGCTGGCTGGCCGCCGCCGCCGCCGTGCTGCTTTTGATGCAGGTGCTGATCCTGCGGTGGGGATTGCGGCCGTTGCGGCAGGTGGCCGAGGAGGTGACACGGGTGGAAAACGGAAAACAGGCGGAGATCCGCGGCGATTACCCCACCGAACTCGGCGGCCTCGTGACCAATCTCAACGCGTTGATCCGCAGCAGCGCGGCGCATCTGGAGCGCTACCGGCGGTCATTGGGCGACCTCGCGCACAGCTTCAAGACCCCGCTCGCGGTGTTGCGCGGTGCCGCCAGCGGTGAAGGTGCGCCGGAGGAATTGCGCCAGGCGGTGAAGGAGCAGGTGCGCCGCCTGGATCATACCGTGGCCTATCAGCTGCAGCGCGCGGCCGCTTCCGGCCGGCGCGCGCTGGCGGCACCGCTGCCGGTCGCGCCGCTGCTCCAGAAGGTTCAGCAATCACTGGCGAAAGTCTATGCCGACAAACACCTGCAGATGGAGACCCGGATGAAGCGACCGGTGGAGTTTTTTGGCGATGAAAGCGATCTATTGGAAATCCTTGGCAACCTTGCCGATAACGCCTGCAAATGGGCGCGGCGGCAGGTACGCATCACCGTCAGGACGGCGGGGGGAGAAAGCGCCACCCGCCCCGGCCTCATTATCGAGGTGGAGGACGACGGGCCGAGCATTCCGCCCCGGGAATGGCAGCGTATCTTCGAGCGCGGTTACCGCGCCGACACGGCGGTGGAAGGACATGGCATCGGCCTGGCGATCGTGCACGATCTGGTCGGCGAGGTTTATCACGGCCGGCTGGAGGTGACTCAAAGCGACTTGGGCGGCGCTTGCGTGCGCGCCCATCTCAGGTTCTGAAAAAGACGGTTAAGCGGACGTTCAACACGTCCCGGGCAGGCTGGCCGGAAATTCAGTTCTGGAGACAGGAGACTGACCATGTCGCACCGAAGTCGCGCGCTTGTTGTGGGATCCCTCATGACGTTATGCACCGCCGCAGCGCTGGCGGCGTCGTTCCCGCCGTGGCGGCTTCCCGAAGCGGCGCCACCCGCGACCCGACCGTCTGGTTGTGATCATGGGCGTATCGGCGGCTGGGTGGGCGGTACGCTGGGCACGTGGATTGGTTTGCGCATGGGACGGCACCACGCTGATCATGACGGTAACAACGTACCGGCTGCAGCCTTCGGCGCGATGTTCGGCTACTGGCTCGGCACGGAAATCGGCCGTTCCATGGATCGGGAGAATCCCCGCTGTCCGAATGTGCTTCCACCACGCGGTGCTGTGAGCACAGCCACGCCGTTGCCGGCCATCGGCATTTGAGTCCGCTTTATTTCCCTTTCTCGGCGTCGAGGTGAAAACGGTGGAGCGCCCGATGGATGACGGGCGCAAAGATGACGCCGGCGATGATAACCACCGCCAGCCCGCTGTAGATCGCATAGAAACCGGCAAAAAGTTTTCCTCCCTCCGTGGCCAGGGATGTCAGGGGGCCCATCCCCGACAGGATCATCGCGGCATTGGCAAAGGCGTCAATCCAACCCATGCCTTCGAAATGATGGTAGCCCCACATGCCGGCGCCCAGCGACAACGCGATGATGCCAAGACCGGCCGTCGTGCTGAGCAGCAGGCGGCGGGCGAAGGCGGCGCGGGAAAGCAACGGCTTGCTTTTGTGTTCAAAGATCATTGCCGCGGGCGGCGTTCACAATCGCGTCGAATAGCCGCTGCTGCGTGGAATCGGTCGCGGCGGTCAGTTCCGGGTGCCACTGCACGGCGATGAGCCACGGATGTTCCGGCATTTCAATCGCCTCGACGGTACCGTCCGCGGCGTGCGCCACCACGCTGAAACCGGAGGCGACATCGCGCAACGCCTGGTGGTGCCATGAGGCAATCTCGAATTCCAGCGCCTCGGTGATCTGCGCGAGTTTGGAGCCCGGTTTCACACTGACACTGTGCGGAACAGGCTCGCGTGGCGGCGCGCGGTGCAACACTTTCTCCCCGACCTCATCGGGGATATGTTCAATGAGCGTTCCACCGCGCACCACGTTCAAAATCTGCGCGCCACGGCATATCCCGAGCGTGGGCAGTCCGGCGTCGATGGCATGGCGCCCGATGGCCAGCTCCGCGGCGTCCCGCTCAGCGTCTATGGCGTAGTTCAATGGGTGGGCTCTGCCGCTGTAATGTTCCGGATCGACATCACCACCGCCGGTCAGAATGATGGCGTCGATCACATCGATCAACTCCCGCCAGCGCTCCTCGCCGGGCGCGAGCAGCACCGGTACGCCGCCGGCGCGGCGCACCGCCTCCAGATACTCGGCGGGCAGGGTGTAGCGGTTGTCGGCATTGCGTCCATAGGTGGTCAGCCCAATCAATGGATGCCTGTAGGGTGATTTTCCGAGCATGAGGATCGCCAGATTTGAAGAAATCTCCGGCGATTTTAATCTGAAGTTCCCTACACCGAAAGTTGGCATCAGCGCCCGGCTCGCAACGCAGCAATCATTTTTCGCGAACCGCGGTTGCGACTGCAAAATTTATCCCCCATACTGAATTCGTAGGGGGAAGTCATCCACGCTGTTTGTGTGCGGCGTGTCTATCTAATGAAACGGCGGGGTTCCATAAGGGGGGGGCATGGCCAAGAAAAAAGTTGGTAGTGTCGAATATCACGAGGCGGGGGCTGAGTATTTTTCCAAACGGCAGTTGCGCAAACATGCCCGTGTGTGGTCCCTGTGGGCACTCGGTGTCGGTGCGGTTATCTCCGGCGAATTTTCCGGCTGGAACCTGGGGCTGGCGCCGGGGGGGTTCGGCGGCTTGTTCTGGGCGGCCGTCATCATCGGCGTCATGTACGTGGGTCTGTGTTTCAGCATCGCCGAGATGTCGCCGGCGCTGCCGCACACGGGAGGCGCTTATTCATTCGCCCGCACCGCCATGGGGCCTTGGGGGGGATTCGTCACCGGTCTCGCGGAAAACATCGAATACGTCGTCACCCCGGCGGTGATCGTATTCTTCGTGGGCTCCTATCTCAGCAGCATCTTCGGCACCGAGCCGGGTTTTTCGCCGGTGTGGTGGCTCTTGGGTTACATAGTCTTCGTCGGCCTGAATGTGCTCGGCGTGGAACTCTCGTTCAAGGTGTCGGTGTTGGTGACCATACTGGCGCTGGCTGTGCTGGCCATCTTCTGGGTGAGCGCCATTCCGCATTTCGATTTCTCACGTTGGGCGCTCAACATCGGCGTCGGCGCGGACGGGGCATGGGTGGAGTTGCCCGATGGCCACGGACCGTTCATGCCCTTCGGTTGGAATGGCGTGCTGGCGGCGCTGCCGTTCGCGGTCTGGTTTTATCTCGCCATTGAGGAATTGCCACTGGCGGCCGAGGAGTCTCACGATCCCAAACGCGACATGCCCAAGGGGTTGCTCTACGGCATAGCCACGCTCATCATCTGCGCTTTTTTGGTGCTGTTCCTGAACTCCGGCATTCCCGTGCAGGCGGAAGACGGCAGCAAGACGGGCGCCTTTTTCCTCGGCACTTCCGGTGAACCGCTGCTGGATGGTTTCCGCGTCCTCTACGGCCGGCAGGCAGCCAATCTGCTGTCCCTGATCGCGGTGGTCGGATTGATCGCGAGCTTTCATACCATCATCTTCGCCTTCGGCCGGCAGATCTACTCGCTATCGCGCGCCGGTTACTTCCCGCACTGGTTGTCAGTCACCCACGGCCGCCACAAGGTGCCACACGTGGCATTGATTACCGGCGCGGTGATGGGCTTTACCCTGATGCTGGTGATCTTCTACTGGAAAGGGGCAGACAGCGGCGCCATCATCGGCGGCACGTTGCTCAACATGGCCGTCTTTGGTGCCATGATTTCCTATTTCATGCAGGCACTGTCCTACATCATCCTTAAAAATAACTTTCCGAATATCAACAGGCCCTATGTAAGCCCCTTGGGAAGGACCGGCGCCCTGGCGACGCTCATCATCGCCGCCGTCACTCTCTACATGCAGTTGCAGGATCCGGTTTACCAACAAGCGGTGATCGGCACCGCCATCTGGTATGGGTGCGGCATCCTTTATTTCGCCGTGTACGGACGCAAGACGCTGGTGTACTCTCCCGAGGAAGAGTTTGCGGTCAGGCATCGCGGCGGCAGATAGAGATTACCGGAGATTTTGCCCGGCGGTAGTGTAGTAGCGGGACAGGAAGAAGTAACCCGACGGCCGGTGCGCCATCACCGGCCGTTTTTTCTCATAATGACAAGACAAAAAGCGGGCGGTCGCGGCACGAGAAACGGAGCAAGCCTATGAAACCATCAGATGTGAGAACTGTGGCGGATGCCAAGAAGATCGTCGATGAGCGCCGATTGACTCATGTCAAGGTCGGCGTCTTCGACATGGACGGCATCCTGCGCGGCAAATACATGGCCCGCGACAAGTTCTTCGGCGCCCTGGACAAGGGGTTTGGATTCTGCGACGTAGTGTTGGGATGGGATTCCGCCGATCAACTCTACGACAACGTAAAATTCACCGGCTGGCACACAGGCTACCCCGACGCGCCGGTGCGGTTGCTGCCGGCGACCTGCCGCGACATACCCTCTGAACCGGGGATGCTGCTGTTCCTGGGCGAGTTCATGGACGGCGGCGAGGCGATCTGCCCGCGCGGTGTGCTGCGGCGGGTCATCGAACGGGGCCGCAAGATGGGCTATGAACCCTATGCCGGCTTCGAATACGAATACTTTGTTTTCGACGAGACGCCCGATTCCGTGCGCGCGAAGCACTATCGCAACTTGAAGCCGATGGCGCCGGGATTCTTCGGGTATTCCGTCATCCGCAATTCCGTGCATTCGGAACATTATCTGGAGACCATCGATCTCTGCGAGAAGATGCGTTTCCAGCTGGAAGGGCTGCACGAAGAGACGGGGCCGGGTGTTCTGGAGGCGGCCATCGCCGTCGATGAGGGGTTGGAGGCCGCCGACAAGGCGGCGCTGTTCAAGACCTTCATCAAGATTCATGCCCAGCGCCGCGGCCGCATGGCGACGTTCATGGCCAAGTGGTCGCCGGACTGGCCCGGACAGAGCGGCCACATCCACGTGTCATTGAAGAGTCGCTCGCGCAAACCACTGTTCCACGACCCGAAGGGACCGCACGGCATGAGCAAGCTCATGCGGTATTTTCTTGCCGGCCAGCAGCAGCTGCTGCCGGAATTGCTGTCGATGGTGGCCGCGACGGTGAACTCCTTTACCCGCCTGGTGCCGGGGTTCTGGGCGCCGACACATGCCACCTGGGGGGCCGAAAACCGCACCTGCGCCTTGCGCGTCATCTCGGGTTCGGAGAAGGCCCAGCGCGTCGAATACCGGATCGCCGCCGCCGACGCCAATCCCTATCTCGGTCTGGCGGCGGCGCTGGCCTCCGGTCTCTGGGGCATCGAGCACAAGGCCGAACTCGTCGAGCCGGTGACCGGCAACGCGTATGAACAGAGATTTCCCGCCAAGTGGTCGCTGCCCGCGACGCTGTGGGACGCGGCGCAACGGCTGAAGGGTTCGAAGATGGCGCGCGAATGGTTTGGCGACGCCTTCGTGGAGCATTATGCCGCCACCCGCGAGTGGGAGGAGCGGCAATTCCGCAAGGCGATCACCGATTGGGAACTGCAGCGCTATTTCGAAATCATCTGATTTGCGGCCCATGACCGAAGTCCAGCAAACCATTTCGCCCGTGGACGGCCGCGTTTACGTGGAACGCAGGCTGGCGACCGATGCTGAAATCCAGAAGATCCTGGAGCGTGCCCGGGCGGCGCAGGTGAAATGGAGGCATGTGCCGATGGCCGGGCGGGCGGCAATCCTGACGCGCTTTGTCGATGTCTTTGTCGCGAAAAAGGCCCAAATCGCGGAAGAGATTTCCTGGCAGATGGGCCGGCCGGTCAGCCAGTCGCCGGGCGAGGTGCGTGGCTTCGAGGAGCGTTCGCGTCACATGATCACCATCGCCGTCGAGGCGCTCGCCGACATCGACGCGGGACCGAAGGAGGGATTCCGCCGTTTCGTGCGCCGCGAACCGGTGGGCGTGGTACTGACCATCGCGCCGTGGAACTATCCCTATCTCACGTCGGTGAACTCGGTGGTGCCGGCGATCATGGCGGGCAACGCCGTGATCCTCAAACACTCGGCACAGACGCCACTCTGCGCGGAACGTTTCGCGGAGTGCTTCCGGGAGGCCGAACTTCCGGAAGGCGTGTTCCAGTTCGTGCATTGTGGCCATGGACAGATCGAGAAAATGATCGGCGGACCACAGGTTGATTTTGTCTGTTTCACCGGCTCGGTCGCCGGCGGTCATGCCGTTCAGCAAGCGGCCGCGAATCGTTTTATCGGCCTGGGCCTGGAGTTGGGCGGTAAGGACCCTGCCTATGTGCGCCCCGATGCCAATCTGGCGCACGCCGTGGAGAATCTCGTGGACGGCGCCTTCTTCAACTCCGGACAGTCGTGCTGCGGCATCGAGCGCATCTATGCGCACGAGAGAATTTACGATGCT harbors:
- the glmU gene encoding bifunctional UDP-N-acetylglucosamine diphosphorylase/glucosamine-1-phosphate N-acetyltransferase GlmU, coding for MGLSVVILAAGQGKRMHSRLPKALHALAGRPLLEHVYHSAAQLPRARIFIVHGHGGERVRESLAALKAQWIEQRQQLGTGHAVRQVLPQLKPGDTVLILYGDVPLITAHTLARLVDAAGDRGVGLLTATLNDPSGYGRILRDKKGGVTAIMEERDADETQRAIREVNTGMMALPRADLERWVSRLENRNSQREYYLTDIIAMAVKEGAPVATISPDSVYEVMGVNDRVQLAELERYYQIVQAQHLMQQGVTIADPARFDLRGELEVGQDVFIDINVVLEGRVSLGNNVRIEANNVIRDARIEDDAVLLPNCVIDGAIIGRGARVGPFARLRPETALAEDAQVGNFVEVKKSRIGKRSKVNHLSYVGDTEIGHDCNVGAGTITCNYDGANKHRTIIGNDVFIGSGTQLVAPVRVGDGATLGAGTTLTRDAPPRQLTISRAGQRSVRSWKRPAKNRAKKK
- a CDS encoding F0F1 ATP synthase subunit epsilon, whose product is MAGIHVDVVSAEESIFSGPAKFVVLPGEAGELGILPQHAPLITRIRPGTVEIEKEDGDKELVFVKGGILEVQPHYITVLADTAIRGRDLDEAKAQEAKKAAEESLRTAKDRQEIATVQAELSILAAQLQAIQKFRKYKRS
- a CDS encoding response regulator transcription factor, translating into MRVLLIEDEAPLREQITAHLRAQGYAVDAAPNGNDGCFMGTEYPVDVAIVDIGLPDITGVEVIRRWRKADRRFPVLILTARSRWQDKVEGLEIGADDYLVKPFEFEELTARLRALVRRAAGWTESALTCGPLVLNTGAQQLRVNGASVELTAFEYKIIEYLMLHAGEVVSKTTLAEHVYEEDTDRDSNVLEVIIGRLRKKIDPDKSLNPIETLRGRGYLLRLPRS
- a CDS encoding nitrilase-related carbon-nitrogen hydrolase, whose protein sequence is MPRKNNELKTGYFQCRPRFGRVRDNLGRVVRALRDVRADLIVLPELPFTGYHFRNRKEALALAEDPRDSDTVAALTRLCKQKRMHIVTGFAERRRDKVFNSALLIGPRGLRHVYRKLHLFKDEKSCFDPGDIDLSVQSVDDCKIGMMVCFDWAFPEVARTLTLRGAQVLCHPANLVLAYCQQTMLSRCLENGVFAVTANRIGVDRRPHGLLKFTGRSQIVAPNGGLLHRAPAAREEVYTSTLDMHLAENKWLTPRNHLLRDRRPEFYRA
- the atpD gene encoding F0F1 ATP synthase subunit beta, translating into IGAVVDIQFPREHMPNIYDALTLDKSDEASFAELGLTFEVQQQLGDGVVRTIAMGSSDGLRRGMKVTNSGAPISVPVGHGTLGRIMDVLGRPIDERGPVKTDERRSIHQAAPEFKELSPSVELLETGIKVIDLICPFAKGGKIGLFGGAGVGKTVNMLELINNIAKEHSGLSVFAGVGERTREGNDFYHEMSEAGVIKLDDLKESKVAMVFGQMNEPPGNRLRVALSGLTMAEAFRDEGRDILFFVDNIYRYTLAGVEVSALLGRMPSAVGYQPTLAEEMGRLQERIVSTKTGSITSVQAIYVPADDLTDPSPATTFAHLDATVVLSRDIASLGIYPAVDPLDSTSRQVDPNTIGEEHYNTTRAVQAVLQRYKELRDIIAILGMDELSPEDKQAVARARKIQRFLSQPFTVAQNFTGTPGKYVSLKDTIKGFKMIVNGELDQLPEQAFYMVGGIEEAIEKAKKLQ
- the rraA gene encoding ribonuclease E activity regulator RraA encodes the protein MNFTTPDLYDAHEKEVRVAEPLFRDYGGAACFHGPAATVKVFEDNSLVRAALEEPGKGRVLVVDGGGSLRCALVGDQLALLAKKNGWAGIIVHGCIRDSAEIGRINIGVKALNTNPRKSVKKGAGERNVPVTFAGVTFAPGAHVYADEDGVLLSERILL
- a CDS encoding carbon-nitrogen hydrolase family protein; amino-acid sequence: MSSTFKVACVQNCADDDLGKNIEQVTVLTRAAAGAGAALVCLPEHFSYLAPSDGQLLENALAEEDHPALKHFRGLAGELKVWLLLGSLAIKLPSGHMNNRSYLLDDRGGIVARYDKLHLFDVSLKTGESYRESATVEAGDKAVVAATPWGKIGMSVCYDVRFAYLYRRLAQAGAMFLSIPAAFTLTTGQAHWHALVRARAIETGSYVFAPAQCGVRRWGRATFGHSLIVDPWGEVLADAGDGPCFISAGVDGARVDEVRRMIPALTHDRPVPPINS
- a CDS encoding PepSY domain-containing protein → MRRAFVFFILLAVSCLMTGTSAVPLLLAQGAVSPDEAAAIAGKQTGGRVLGVEWGEGAGGPVYQVKVLKKDGSVTKVPVPARGKK